A genomic stretch from Corynebacterium terpenotabidum Y-11 includes:
- the mfd gene encoding transcription-repair coupling factor, whose product MSTNPSPALSGVLRTLAGDPKLRGLVTHVGDRRLHIQGPDAAWPFALGTLAQHAPVLVITATGRQAEDLTAELTAMLGDTVALFPAWETLPHERLSPGIETVSQRMQVLHRLTRDELRVVVAPTRAAVQPVMDGLGDTVPVRLAEGAELDFGEVQERLVELGYTHSDVVGRRGEFATRGGILDVFPGTGEMPVRVDFWGDEISELRVFSVGDQRTIPGVDPGEILVHPVRELLITDAVAERAADLARDNAGNPELADALDKISQRIPVQGMESLIPMLFDGAMRTLPELMPAGTHTVELTPGAVARRADDLIATGREFLAAGWEVAAMGAAAPVDVAAIAPDSVDRAGYRSVRSLEKTQDALSRPWWTISPTGIADWESDDSDDSNDTDAEAEPLLLDFSPGPAPHGDPDAIGRMMATVRERVEADGRVAYAAPNAAVVARMLRRFREAGIAAEAVGVDLDGVTGEGRMRRSKRSTADAPGTGTVSIYQAVAHGGLDTRELLFITETDVTGNRVDARATGKRKAAKKRNRVDPLALEPGDLVVHDQHGIGRFVKMTERTIGKGADASRREYLVLEYAPSKRGGPGDQLYVPMDQLDMLSRYVGGEKPALSKMGGSDWKTAKKKARGAVREIAAELVQLYAARQAAPGFAFDPDNQWTRQMEEAFPFTETEDQYNAIEAVKADMEKPVPMDRVIVGDVGYGKTEVAVRAAFKAVQSGKQVAVLVPTTLLAQQHYRTFVERMQDFPTTIRELSRFTTQKESKETLAGMADGTVDIVVGTHRLLATGVQWKNLGLVVVDEEQRFGVEHKEHITSLRTHVDVLTMSATPIPRTLEMSMTGIREMSTILTPPEDRHPVLTYVGPQDEKHIAAAIRRELLRDGQAFYVHNRVKSIEETAARLRDLVPEARIVVAHGQMSEEQLETTVQGFWDREFDVLVCTTIVETGLDIANANTLIVENAHHMGLSQLHQLRGRVGRSRERGYAYFLYPKGEMLTETSYDRLRTIAENNDLGAGMAVAMKDLEMRGAGNVLGAEQSGHIAGVGFDLYVRLVGEAVEAYRAMADGEVVDGSDREKKEIRIDLPVDAHIPVTYIASERLRLEAYRKFAEAVDDGTLAGVLEELVDRYGDVPPEVERLTVVSRLRMLCRDLDVTEVIFTGAKISVSPVNLPDSGQVRLKRLFPAAMYRATAKTVLIPAPKEGAGMRAVPLRDVDLVQWCANALTDLAGIPRRNLREGEPMTR is encoded by the coding sequence ATGAGCACGAACCCCAGCCCCGCCCTGTCCGGTGTCCTCCGGACCCTCGCCGGCGACCCGAAACTGAGGGGTCTGGTCACCCACGTCGGAGACCGCCGCCTGCATATCCAGGGGCCGGACGCCGCCTGGCCGTTCGCCCTCGGCACTCTGGCGCAGCACGCTCCGGTGCTGGTCATCACCGCCACCGGGCGCCAGGCGGAGGACCTCACCGCCGAACTCACCGCCATGCTCGGTGACACGGTCGCCCTGTTCCCCGCCTGGGAGACGCTGCCGCATGAACGGTTGTCCCCGGGTATCGAGACGGTCTCGCAGCGGATGCAGGTGCTCCACCGCCTGACCCGCGACGAGCTGAGGGTTGTCGTCGCCCCGACCCGTGCTGCGGTGCAGCCGGTGATGGACGGACTCGGGGACACCGTCCCGGTCCGCCTCGCCGAAGGGGCTGAGCTGGACTTCGGTGAGGTGCAGGAACGCCTTGTGGAGCTCGGCTACACCCACTCCGACGTGGTGGGACGCCGTGGCGAGTTCGCCACCCGCGGCGGCATCCTCGACGTCTTCCCCGGAACCGGGGAGATGCCGGTCCGGGTCGACTTCTGGGGCGACGAGATCAGTGAGCTGCGCGTCTTCTCCGTCGGCGACCAGCGCACCATCCCCGGTGTGGACCCCGGCGAGATCCTCGTCCACCCGGTTCGGGAGCTGCTCATCACCGATGCGGTGGCGGAGCGCGCGGCCGACCTTGCCCGCGACAACGCCGGGAACCCCGAACTCGCCGACGCCCTGGACAAGATCAGCCAGCGTATCCCGGTGCAGGGCATGGAGTCACTGATCCCGATGCTCTTCGACGGGGCCATGCGGACCCTGCCCGAGCTCATGCCGGCCGGGACCCACACCGTGGAGCTCACGCCCGGCGCCGTCGCCCGCCGTGCCGACGACCTCATCGCCACCGGGCGTGAATTCCTCGCCGCCGGCTGGGAGGTCGCTGCGATGGGTGCTGCGGCCCCGGTCGACGTCGCCGCCATCGCCCCGGACTCCGTCGACCGGGCCGGATACCGCAGCGTCCGCAGTCTGGAGAAGACACAGGACGCCCTGTCCCGACCCTGGTGGACGATCTCGCCGACCGGGATCGCCGACTGGGAGAGCGACGATAGCGACGACAGCAATGACACTGACGCGGAGGCCGAACCACTGCTGCTCGACTTCAGCCCCGGGCCGGCCCCGCACGGCGATCCGGACGCCATCGGCCGGATGATGGCCACCGTCCGGGAACGCGTCGAGGCCGACGGGCGGGTGGCCTACGCCGCCCCGAACGCCGCTGTTGTCGCCCGGATGCTCCGTCGTTTCCGGGAGGCGGGCATCGCCGCGGAGGCAGTCGGGGTGGACCTTGACGGCGTGACTGGTGAGGGCCGGATGCGCCGGTCGAAGCGCTCCACGGCCGATGCACCGGGGACCGGCACGGTGAGTATCTACCAGGCCGTGGCCCATGGCGGCCTCGACACCCGTGAACTGCTGTTCATCACCGAGACGGATGTCACCGGCAACCGGGTGGACGCCCGTGCCACCGGCAAGCGGAAGGCGGCGAAGAAGCGCAACCGCGTTGATCCGCTGGCCCTGGAGCCCGGTGATCTCGTCGTCCACGATCAGCACGGCATCGGCCGGTTCGTGAAGATGACCGAGCGCACCATCGGTAAGGGGGCGGACGCATCCCGCCGCGAGTACCTGGTCCTGGAGTACGCCCCCTCGAAGCGGGGTGGCCCCGGCGACCAGCTGTATGTGCCGATGGACCAGCTCGACATGCTCTCCCGCTACGTCGGTGGGGAGAAGCCTGCCCTGTCGAAGATGGGCGGCTCAGACTGGAAGACGGCGAAGAAGAAGGCCCGTGGTGCGGTCCGGGAGATCGCCGCGGAACTGGTGCAGCTCTACGCCGCCCGGCAGGCGGCCCCCGGGTTCGCCTTCGACCCGGACAACCAGTGGACCCGGCAGATGGAGGAGGCGTTCCCCTTCACCGAGACCGAGGACCAGTACAACGCCATTGAGGCGGTCAAGGCGGACATGGAGAAACCGGTGCCGATGGACCGCGTCATCGTCGGTGACGTGGGCTACGGAAAGACCGAGGTCGCGGTGCGTGCCGCGTTCAAGGCGGTGCAGTCCGGCAAGCAGGTCGCCGTGCTCGTCCCCACGACACTGCTCGCCCAGCAGCACTACCGCACCTTCGTCGAACGGATGCAGGACTTCCCGACGACGATCCGGGAGCTGTCCCGGTTCACCACGCAGAAGGAGTCGAAGGAGACGCTCGCGGGAATGGCGGACGGCACCGTGGACATCGTGGTCGGTACCCACCGGCTGCTGGCCACGGGCGTGCAGTGGAAGAACCTGGGGCTGGTCGTCGTCGACGAGGAGCAGCGGTTCGGCGTCGAGCACAAGGAGCACATCACCTCGCTGCGGACCCATGTCGACGTCCTGACCATGTCCGCCACCCCGATCCCGCGCACCCTGGAGATGTCGATGACCGGGATCCGGGAAATGTCGACGATCCTCACCCCGCCGGAGGACCGGCACCCGGTGCTGACCTACGTCGGACCGCAGGACGAGAAGCATATCGCCGCGGCCATCCGCCGCGAACTGCTGCGTGACGGCCAGGCCTTCTACGTCCACAACCGGGTGAAGAGCATCGAGGAGACCGCGGCCCGGCTGCGTGACCTCGTCCCGGAGGCGCGCATCGTCGTCGCCCACGGGCAGATGAGTGAGGAGCAGCTGGAGACCACGGTCCAGGGGTTCTGGGACCGGGAGTTCGATGTGCTGGTGTGTACCACCATCGTCGAGACTGGCCTGGACATCGCCAATGCGAACACGCTCATCGTCGAGAACGCCCACCATATGGGCCTGTCGCAGCTCCATCAGCTGCGTGGCCGGGTCGGCCGGTCCCGCGAGCGGGGTTACGCCTACTTCCTCTACCCGAAGGGGGAGATGCTCACCGAGACCTCCTATGACCGGTTGCGCACCATCGCGGAGAACAACGATCTCGGCGCCGGTATGGCGGTGGCGATGAAGGACCTGGAGATGCGTGGGGCGGGCAACGTCCTGGGCGCCGAACAGTCCGGACATATCGCTGGGGTCGGTTTCGACCTCTACGTCCGCCTCGTCGGTGAGGCGGTGGAGGCGTACCGGGCGATGGCCGACGGCGAGGTCGTCGACGGATCGGACCGGGAGAAGAAGGAGATCCGGATCGATCTGCCGGTGGACGCCCACATCCCGGTGACCTACATCGCCAGTGAACGACTGCGTCTGGAGGCGTACCGGAAGTTCGCCGAGGCCGTCGACGACGGGACGCTCGCCGGGGTGCTGGAGGAGCTCGTCGACCGTTACGGTGATGTCCCGCCGGAGGTCGAGCGGCTCACCGTGGTCTCCCGGTTGCGGATGCTCTGCCGGGACCTCGACGTCACCGAGGTGATCTTCACCGGGGCGAAGATCAGCGTGTCCCCGGTGAACCTGCCGGATTCGGGGCAGGTCAGGCTCAAGCGGCTGTTCCCCGCGGCGATGTACCGGGCGACGGCGAAGACAGTGCTCATCCCCGCTCCGAAGGAAGGTGCGGGCATGCGTGCGGTGCCGCTGCGTGACGTCGATCTGGTGCAGTGGTGTGCTAACGCGCTGACGGATCTGGCCGGGATTCCGCGTCGGAATCTTCGTGAAGGTGAACCGATGACACGCTAG
- the glmU gene encoding bifunctional UDP-N-acetylglucosamine diphosphorylase/glucosamine-1-phosphate N-acetyltransferase GlmU, producing the protein MTENHQTGDSPVAVVVLAAGAGTRMKSATQKTLHAIGGRTLLSHSLHAADALHPDAVVAVVGHGRDQVGPAALAVGEDLTAPLSIAVQENQNGTGDAVAVGMTALEGFEGTVIVTNADVPLLTGDTLAALLAAHTEVPTAVTVLTMRLDDPFGYGRIIRNEAGEVTHIAEQKDATDAELLVDEVNSGVFAFDAAVLRDALTRLTTDNTQGERYITDVLGIARDDGHPVRAHIAEDPRELAGVNDRVQLAAAGAELNRRTVEAAMRGGATVVDPATTWIDVEVTVGQDVTILPGTQLKGRTVIADNVTVGPDTTLVNMEIGEGSTVVRTHGIDSIIGPRADVGPFTYLRPGTVLGEEGKLGGFVEAKNATIGRGSKVPHLTYVGDATIGEYSNIGASSVFVNYDGVNKHHTTVGDHVRTGSDTMFIAPVTVGDGAYSGAGTVIKDDVPAGALVVSGGHQRNIEGWVEKKRPGSPAADAARAAREKDAG; encoded by the coding sequence GTGACGGAAAACCACCAGACCGGCGACAGCCCCGTCGCCGTCGTCGTACTCGCCGCCGGCGCCGGCACCCGCATGAAGTCCGCGACGCAGAAGACCCTGCACGCCATTGGCGGACGCACCCTGTTGTCGCACAGCCTCCACGCCGCCGACGCACTGCACCCCGATGCCGTCGTCGCCGTCGTCGGCCACGGTCGCGACCAGGTCGGACCGGCTGCCCTCGCCGTCGGCGAGGATCTCACGGCACCCCTGTCGATCGCTGTCCAGGAAAACCAGAACGGCACCGGGGACGCCGTCGCCGTCGGTATGACCGCCCTCGAGGGCTTCGAGGGCACCGTCATCGTCACCAACGCCGATGTCCCCCTGCTCACCGGGGACACCCTCGCCGCCCTGCTCGCCGCACACACCGAGGTGCCCACCGCGGTTACCGTGCTGACCATGCGGCTGGACGACCCCTTCGGTTACGGCCGGATCATCCGCAATGAGGCGGGCGAGGTCACGCATATCGCCGAGCAGAAGGACGCCACCGACGCCGAACTGCTCGTCGACGAGGTGAACTCCGGCGTCTTCGCCTTCGACGCCGCCGTCCTGCGGGACGCCCTCACCAGGCTGACCACGGACAACACGCAGGGTGAGCGGTACATCACGGACGTCCTCGGCATTGCCCGGGACGATGGACACCCGGTCCGGGCCCACATCGCCGAGGATCCCCGCGAGCTCGCCGGCGTCAACGACCGTGTCCAGCTCGCCGCCGCCGGTGCCGAACTGAACCGTCGGACCGTGGAGGCCGCGATGCGCGGCGGTGCCACGGTCGTCGATCCGGCGACGACATGGATCGACGTTGAGGTGACAGTCGGCCAGGATGTGACGATCCTGCCCGGCACCCAGCTGAAGGGCCGGACCGTCATCGCCGACAATGTCACCGTCGGACCGGACACAACCCTGGTCAACATGGAGATCGGTGAAGGATCGACCGTGGTGCGCACCCACGGCATTGACTCGATCATCGGCCCGCGAGCCGATGTCGGCCCCTTCACCTACCTGCGGCCCGGCACCGTCCTGGGCGAGGAGGGCAAGCTCGGCGGCTTCGTCGAGGCGAAGAACGCGACCATCGGCAGGGGGTCGAAGGTGCCGCACCTGACGTACGTGGGCGACGCCACCATCGGCGAGTACTCCAACATCGGGGCGTCCTCCGTCTTCGTCAACTACGACGGGGTGAACAAGCACCACACCACCGTCGGGGACCATGTCCGCACCGGATCGGACACGATGTTCATCGCCCCGGTGACCGTCGGCGACGGCGCGTACTCCGGTGCCGGCACCGTGATCAAGGATGACGTCCCCGCCGGTGCACTCGTTGTTTCCGGTGGTCATCAGCGCAATATCGAGGGTTGGGTGGAGAAGAAGCGTCCCGGTTCACCGGCTGCGGACGCCGCCCGGGCGGCCCGGGAGAAGGACGCCGGCTAG
- a CDS encoding ribose-phosphate diphosphokinase: MSHWIDNQKNLMLFSGRSHPELGEAVARELGISVTPMTARDFANGEIFVRFEESVRGSDAFVLQSYPQPLNKAIMEQLIMIDALKRGSAKRITAILPFYPYARQDKKHRGREPISARLIADLMKTAGADRIVSVDLHTDQIQGFFDGPVDHMHAMPILTDHIRKNYGTDNIAIVSPDAGRVKTAEKWANILDDAPLAFVHKTRDIDVANKVTSNRVIGDVDGRTCILIDDMIDTGGTIAGAVDVLRKAGAADVIIATTHGVFSDPARERLNACGAREVITTDTLPQNTEGWDNLTVLPIAPLVAKTIHEIFENGSVTTLFE, from the coding sequence GTGTCCCACTGGATCGACAACCAGAAGAACCTCATGCTGTTCTCCGGCCGCTCCCACCCTGAACTGGGTGAGGCCGTGGCACGTGAGCTGGGGATCTCCGTGACCCCCATGACTGCCCGGGATTTCGCCAACGGCGAGATCTTCGTCCGGTTCGAGGAGTCCGTCCGCGGGTCGGACGCCTTCGTGCTGCAGTCCTACCCGCAGCCCCTGAACAAGGCGATCATGGAACAGCTCATCATGATCGACGCTCTGAAGCGCGGCTCCGCCAAGCGCATCACCGCGATCCTGCCGTTCTACCCCTACGCCCGCCAGGACAAGAAGCACCGCGGCCGCGAGCCCATCTCCGCCCGTCTCATCGCCGACCTGATGAAGACCGCCGGTGCGGACCGGATCGTCTCGGTGGACCTGCACACCGACCAGATCCAGGGCTTCTTCGACGGACCCGTCGATCACATGCACGCCATGCCGATCCTCACCGACCACATCCGGAAGAACTACGGCACCGACAACATCGCCATCGTCTCCCCGGATGCCGGTCGGGTGAAGACCGCCGAGAAGTGGGCCAACATTCTCGACGACGCCCCGTTGGCCTTCGTGCACAAGACCCGCGACATCGACGTGGCGAACAAGGTCACCTCCAACCGCGTCATCGGTGACGTCGACGGCCGCACCTGCATCCTCATCGACGACATGATCGACACCGGCGGAACCATCGCCGGCGCCGTCGATGTGCTCCGCAAGGCCGGTGCCGCCGACGTCATCATCGCCACCACCCACGGTGTGTTCTCCGACCCGGCCCGCGAGCGGCTCAACGCCTGCGGCGCCCGCGAAGTCATCACCACGGACACTCTGCCGCAGAACACCGAGGGCTGGGACAACCTCACTGTGCTGCCGATCGCGCCGCTGGTCGCCAAGACCATCCACGAGATCTTCGAGAACGGTTCGGTCACCACGCTCTTCGAGTGA
- a CDS encoding 50S ribosomal protein L25/general stress protein Ctc, translating to MSTDITTLAAQARNEFGKGASRRLRVAGRVPAVIYASHQEPIHVSLDRLELTAAVRKHGSNALLSVDAEGEDHLVLIKAIDQNVLTLEIDHIDLLAVNRNETVDVDVHVIVSGEPAPGVEYIQDADTITIEANVLNIPEELTAVLDGKEIGDQILASDIALPEGTTLVSDADLLVVNFIAPENNAAEADAAAASATEAPAEEAAAESAE from the coding sequence ATGTCCACCGACATCACCACCCTCGCCGCCCAGGCCCGCAACGAGTTCGGCAAGGGTGCCTCCCGCCGCCTCCGCGTCGCCGGCCGCGTCCCCGCCGTCATCTACGCCTCCCACCAGGAGCCGATCCACGTCAGCCTTGACCGCCTCGAGCTGACCGCCGCCGTCCGCAAGCACGGCTCCAACGCCCTGCTGTCCGTCGACGCCGAGGGCGAGGACCACCTGGTGCTCATCAAGGCCATCGACCAGAACGTCCTGACCCTGGAGATCGACCACATCGACCTCCTGGCCGTGAACCGCAACGAGACCGTCGATGTCGACGTCCACGTGATCGTCTCCGGCGAGCCGGCCCCGGGTGTCGAGTACATCCAGGATGCCGACACCATCACCATCGAGGCCAACGTCCTCAACATCCCCGAGGAGCTCACCGCTGTCCTCGACGGCAAGGAGATCGGTGACCAGATCCTGGCCAGCGACATCGCCCTGCCCGAGGGCACCACCCTCGTCTCCGATGCCGACCTGCTGGTGGTCAACTTCATCGCGCCGGAGAACAATGCGGCCGAGGCTGACGCCGCTGCCGCTTCCGCGACCGAGGCTCCGGCCGAGGAGGCCGCCGCCGAGAGCGCGGAGTAG
- the pth gene encoding aminoacyl-tRNA hydrolase: MDAVSTNSASSPLLVVGLGNPGADYSMTRHNIGAMVLDDMADSFSLNKKVNAHVVETRLGGRRVILAKPRSYMNLSGGPVKALAGYYKVTPAQILVVHDELDLDLGTVTLKKGGGLGGHNGLKDIAKSLGTQEFLRIRVGIGRPPGRMAPASFVLKPFTKAEQPEVPIMCADAADLIVGVATGEVSV, from the coding sequence ATGGACGCCGTGAGCACCAACAGCGCGTCCTCCCCACTTCTGGTGGTCGGCCTCGGGAATCCCGGGGCCGATTACTCAATGACCCGGCACAACATCGGGGCGATGGTCCTTGACGACATGGCGGATTCCTTCAGCCTGAACAAGAAGGTGAACGCCCACGTCGTGGAGACCCGCCTCGGTGGGCGCCGGGTCATTCTCGCGAAACCGCGCAGCTACATGAACCTGTCCGGGGGGCCGGTCAAGGCGCTGGCGGGGTACTACAAGGTGACGCCCGCGCAGATCCTGGTGGTCCACGATGAACTGGACCTGGATCTCGGCACGGTGACGCTGAAGAAGGGCGGGGGGCTGGGCGGCCACAACGGTCTCAAGGACATCGCGAAGTCCCTGGGGACCCAGGAGTTCCTGCGGATCCGGGTCGGCATCGGACGTCCCCCGGGGCGGATGGCACCGGCGTCCTTCGTCCTGAAGCCCTTCACCAAGGCGGAGCAGCCGGAGGTGCCGATCATGTGCGCGGACGCCGCAGACCTCATTGTCGGCGTCGCCACCGGGGAGGTGTCGGTATGA
- the pth gene encoding aminoacyl-tRNA hydrolase → MSWWQSLRARFSRPAGHEETAQDDLPPARWLVIGLGNPGATYELTRHNVGYLVLEELLARHHGHLRGVAGVPAQVSRTAVDGHGLLLVRSTTYMNQSGLSVAPLAASAGIPADHVIVIHDELDLPAGTVKVKLGGNENGHNGLKSVSAELGTRDYVRIRVGIGRPAAGQSVVDHVLEAMSPQVRESLAGPVHTAADAVEIIAERGVPAAQNEIHGR, encoded by the coding sequence ATGAGCTGGTGGCAGTCACTACGGGCCCGGTTCAGCCGACCAGCCGGGCACGAGGAAACGGCGCAGGACGACCTCCCACCGGCCCGGTGGCTGGTCATCGGCCTGGGCAACCCGGGGGCGACATATGAACTGACCCGGCACAACGTCGGCTACCTGGTCCTCGAGGAACTGCTGGCGAGGCATCACGGACATCTCCGCGGGGTAGCGGGGGTCCCGGCGCAGGTCTCACGGACCGCGGTGGACGGACATGGCCTGCTGCTGGTCCGCTCGACGACGTACATGAACCAGTCCGGGTTGTCGGTCGCGCCGTTGGCCGCTTCCGCCGGGATCCCGGCGGACCATGTCATCGTCATCCATGACGAACTCGACCTTCCCGCTGGAACAGTGAAGGTGAAGCTCGGTGGCAACGAGAACGGTCACAACGGGTTGAAGTCGGTCAGCGCGGAACTCGGGACACGCGACTACGTGCGGATCCGGGTCGGGATCGGGCGTCCCGCTGCCGGGCAAAGCGTCGTGGACCATGTGCTGGAGGCAATGTCACCGCAGGTACGGGAGTCACTGGCCGGGCCGGTGCACACCGCTGCCGATGCGGTGGAGATCATCGCCGAACGCGGCGTGCCTGCCGCACAGAATGAGATCCACGGCAGGTAG
- a CDS encoding spermidine synthase produces MSRRQRRTASRGTPGQENTTPGDGPVAGTYDGDHGPVELTADPYIVDGWLISINGVPSSHIVLGDPQELVFEYMRWIATGVESHVAAHLDPSTLRVTHLGGGACTMARYIADVYPQSRNTVVELDGGLATLVRRWFDIPRSPRVKIRVDDARAVARDFTPASRDVIIRDVFAGAVTPETFTTVDFFADCHRGLAAHGLYIANCGDHANLRGAKAELAGMAEVWEHVAVIADPPMLKGRRYGNIVLLASDVELPAAGSTVAAAMGRELLGGGVPAQYKDETWTRRFFSGAKAHR; encoded by the coding sequence ATGTCACGTCGCCAGCGAAGAACAGCGTCCCGGGGCACCCCGGGGCAGGAGAACACCACACCGGGTGACGGCCCGGTCGCCGGCACCTACGACGGCGACCACGGGCCCGTCGAGCTGACGGCGGACCCGTACATCGTCGACGGCTGGTTGATCAGTATCAACGGCGTCCCGAGTTCCCATATCGTCCTCGGCGACCCGCAGGAACTGGTCTTCGAATACATGCGGTGGATCGCCACCGGGGTGGAGAGCCACGTTGCCGCACATCTCGACCCGTCGACGCTGCGGGTGACCCATCTCGGTGGCGGGGCGTGCACGATGGCCCGGTATATCGCGGACGTGTACCCACAGTCCCGGAACACCGTCGTGGAACTCGACGGCGGACTGGCGACACTGGTCCGTCGGTGGTTCGACATCCCGCGCAGCCCGCGGGTGAAGATCCGGGTCGACGACGCCCGCGCGGTCGCCCGGGATTTCACCCCGGCCAGCCGGGACGTGATCATCCGCGACGTTTTCGCCGGAGCGGTCACCCCGGAGACCTTCACCACCGTCGATTTCTTCGCCGACTGCCACCGTGGCCTGGCCGCGCACGGACTGTACATCGCCAACTGCGGTGACCACGCCAATCTGCGCGGGGCGAAGGCGGAGCTCGCCGGGATGGCCGAGGTGTGGGAGCATGTCGCGGTCATCGCCGATCCGCCGATGCTCAAAGGACGCCGCTACGGCAATATCGTGCTGCTGGCCTCGGACGTGGAACTGCCGGCGGCCGGTTCCACGGTCGCCGCGGCGATGGGCCGTGAGCTGCTCGGCGGCGGCGTCCCCGCACAGTACAAGGATGAGACGTGGACGCGCCGGTTCTTTTCCGGGGCGAAGGCGCACCGGTAG
- a CDS encoding peptide chain release factor 3: MSDSASNSSASSVAEVRSEAHRRRTFAVIAHPDAGKSTLTEALALHAHVITEAGAVHGKAGRKATVSDWMEMEKDRGISVASSALQFEYAPEGHEGAPYMINLVDTPGHADFSEDTYRVLTAVDAAVMLVDGAKGLEPQTLKLFRVCKARGLPIITVINKWDRPGKEPLELVDEIVTEIGLQPTPLYWPVGEAGDFRGLARLDDEGEPAEYIRFLRTAGGSSIAPEEHFTPDEARTEEDGAWETAAEEVELLAADGALHDQELFLDCTTSPLIFASAMLNFGVHQILDTLCALAPEPGSRDSDPKVIEAASGAAGGAVDDVREVSDAFSGVVFKVQAGMDTNHRDKLAFMRIVSGRFERGMQVTHAQSGRSFSTKYALTVFGRDRTTVEDAYPGDIVGLVNAGSLAPGDTIYAGRKVQFRPMPQFAPESFRTLRAKTLGKYKQFRKALDQLDSEGVVQILRNDARGDANPVMAAVGPMQFEVMQARMLAEYNVETITEPIPYSVARRTDVDSAGELGRQRGVEIFTRSDGELIALFGDKWKLAFVEKEHPELTMEPLVAD; the protein is encoded by the coding sequence GTGTCTGATTCCGCCAGCAATTCCTCCGCCAGTTCCGTCGCCGAAGTGAGGTCGGAGGCGCACCGTCGCCGTACCTTCGCCGTCATCGCTCACCCGGACGCCGGTAAGTCGACGCTGACCGAGGCCCTGGCCCTCCACGCCCACGTCATCACCGAAGCGGGCGCGGTCCACGGCAAAGCGGGGCGCAAGGCGACCGTCTCCGACTGGATGGAGATGGAGAAGGACCGCGGGATCTCCGTGGCGTCCTCCGCCCTGCAGTTCGAATACGCCCCTGAGGGCCACGAGGGTGCGCCGTACATGATCAACCTGGTGGACACCCCCGGTCACGCCGATTTCTCGGAGGACACCTACCGCGTCCTCACCGCCGTCGACGCCGCCGTGATGCTCGTCGACGGTGCCAAAGGACTGGAGCCGCAGACCCTCAAGCTCTTCCGGGTGTGCAAGGCCCGCGGCCTGCCGATCATCACCGTGATCAACAAGTGGGACCGGCCGGGTAAGGAGCCGTTGGAACTCGTCGACGAGATCGTCACCGAGATCGGTCTGCAGCCCACCCCGTTGTACTGGCCGGTCGGTGAGGCCGGGGACTTCCGCGGTCTGGCCCGGCTCGACGACGAGGGGGAACCCGCGGAATACATCCGTTTCCTGCGCACCGCCGGCGGTTCCTCCATCGCCCCCGAGGAGCACTTCACCCCGGACGAGGCCCGGACGGAGGAGGACGGTGCCTGGGAGACCGCGGCCGAGGAGGTGGAACTGCTCGCCGCCGACGGTGCACTGCACGACCAGGAGCTGTTCCTGGACTGCACCACGTCCCCGCTGATCTTCGCCTCGGCGATGTTGAACTTCGGTGTGCACCAGATCCTCGACACGCTCTGTGCCCTGGCACCGGAGCCGGGTTCCCGCGACTCCGACCCAAAGGTCATCGAGGCGGCGTCCGGTGCCGCCGGCGGGGCGGTCGATGACGTCCGTGAGGTCTCCGACGCCTTCTCCGGCGTCGTCTTCAAGGTCCAGGCCGGGATGGACACCAACCACCGCGACAAGCTGGCCTTCATGCGTATCGTCTCCGGCCGGTTCGAGCGCGGCATGCAGGTCACCCACGCCCAGTCCGGCCGTTCCTTCTCCACGAAGTACGCGCTCACCGTCTTCGGTCGTGACCGCACCACCGTGGAGGACGCCTACCCCGGCGACATCGTCGGCCTCGTCAACGCCGGATCACTCGCCCCCGGGGACACGATCTACGCCGGACGCAAGGTCCAGTTCCGGCCGATGCCCCAGTTCGCCCCGGAGAGCTTCCGGACGCTGCGCGCGAAGACCCTCGGCAAGTACAAGCAGTTCCGCAAGGCGCTGGACCAGCTCGACTCCGAGGGCGTGGTCCAGATCCTGCGCAATGACGCCCGTGGCGACGCCAACCCGGTGATGGCCGCGGTCGGCCCGATGCAGTTCGAGGTTATGCAGGCTCGGATGCTCGCCGAGTACAACGTCGAGACCATTACCGAACCGATCCCCTATTCCGTGGCCCGCCGGACCGATGTGGACTCGGCCGGTGAACTGGGCCGTCAGCGCGGTGTGGAGATCTTCACCCGCTCCGACGGGGAGCTCATCGCCCTGTTCGGTGACAAGTGGAAGCTCGCCTTCGTCGAGAAGGAGCACCCCGAGCTCACCATGGAACCGCTGGTCGCCGACTAG